The proteins below come from a single Acinonyx jubatus isolate Ajub_Pintada_27869175 chromosome A1, VMU_Ajub_asm_v1.0, whole genome shotgun sequence genomic window:
- the LOC106970108 gene encoding zinc finger protein 354A isoform X1, whose translation MAIGQREARSQVSLTFEDVAVLFTRDEWRKLGPFQRNLYQDVMLENYSNLVSLGLLFSKPKVISLLQQGEDPWKVEKESPGGPSLGWKGSHKTTKSTQTQDSSFQELIMRRSKRNGPWDFKSEKPCIYEYRVEKRQEKKESVQTILVTHKKILAVEKSHKNAEFGQNFSPKSVLVKQQIVPREETPPKCEIQGNRFKQNPYLLNQPKINTAEKRYKCSICEKTFINTSSLRKHEKNHSGEKLFKCKECSKAFNQSSALIQHQITHTGEKPYVCKECGKAFTLSTSLYKHLRTHTVEKSYRCKECGKSFSRRSGLFIHQKIHARENPHKYNPGRKASGLPGCQRIHLRKKSYLCNECGNTFKSSSSLRYHQRIHTGEKPFKCSECGRAFSQSASLIQHERIHTGEKPYRCNECGKGFTSISRLNRHRIIHTGEKFYNCNECGKALSSHSTLIIHERIHTGEKPCKCKVCGKAFRQSSALIQHQRMHTGERPYKCNECGKTFRCNSSLSNHQRIHTGEKPYRCEECGISFGQSSALIQHRRIHTGEKPFKCNTCGKTFRQSSSRIAHQRIHTGEKPYECNTCGKLFNHRSSLTNHYKIHIEENP comes from the exons GTGTCACTGACGTTCGAGGATGTGGCTGTGCTCTTTACACGGGATGAGTGGAGAAAGCTGGGTCCTTTTCAGAGAAACTTGTACCAGgacgtgatgctggagaactatAGTAACCTGGTCTCATTGG GACTCCTGTTTTCCAAACCAAAAGTGATCTCCCTGTTGCAGCAAGGAGAAGATCCCTGGAAGGTAGAGAAAGAAAGTCCTGGAGGCCCCTCTCTAG gGTGGAAGGGCAGTCACAAAACCACGAAGTCAACTCAAACACAAGATTCTTCCTTCCAAGAGCTGATAATGAGAAGATCCAAAAGGAATGGACCCTGGGACTTTAAATCAGAAAAACCCTGCATTTATGAATACAGAGTagagaaaaggcaagagaaaaaagaaagtgtccAGACAATTTTAGTCACCCACAAAAAAATCCTTGCTGTagaaaaaagccataaaaatgcTGAATTTGGCCAAAACTTCAGTCCAAAGTCAGTCCTTGTTAAGCAACAGATCGTCCCCAGAGAAGAAACACCACCAAAATGTGAAATACAAGGAAACCGCTTCAAACAGAATCCGTATTTACTTAATCAGCCAAAAATCAACACAGCAGAGAAACGCTATAAATGTAGTATATGTGAAAAAACCTTCATTAACACTTCATCCCTTCGCAAGCATGAGAAAAACCACAGTggagagaaattatttaaatgtaaagaatgtTCAAAAGCCTTTAACCAAAGTTCAGCTCTCATTCAACATCAAATaactcatactggagagaagccctatgtgtgtaaagaatgtgggaaagccttcactCTTAGTACATCCCTTTATAAACACCTACGAACCCATACTGTGGAGAAATCCTATAGATGTAAAGAGTGTGGTAAATCCTTTAGCAGGAGATCTGGCCTTTTTATACATCAAAAAATCCACGCTCGAGAAAATCCCCATAAATACAATCCGGGTAGGAAGGCATCCGGCCTTCCTGGATGTCAGAGAATTCACCTCAGAAAGAAGTCCTATTTATGCAATGAATGTGGCAACACCTTCAAGTCTAGTTCATCCCTTCGTTATCATCAGAGgattcacacaggagagaaaccttttAAGTGTAGTGAATGCGGGAGAGCCTTCAGTCAGAGCGCATCTCTTATTCAGCATGaaagaattcacactggagaaaagccCTATCGATGCAACGAATGTGGAAAAGGTTTTACTTCGATTTCCCGACTGAATAGACACCGAAtaattcatactggtgagaagTTTTATAACTGTAATGAATGTGGTAAAGCCTTAAGTTCCCACTCAACACTGATCATCCATGaaagaattcacactggagagaaaccgtGTAAATGTAAAgtgtgtgggaaagccttcaggcAGAGTTCAGCCCTCATTCAACATCAGAGAATGCACACTGGAGAAAGACCCTATAAATGCAACGAGTGTGGGAAAACGTTCAGGTGTAACTCATCCCTTAGTAACCACCAGAgaattcacacaggagagaaaccgtATCGATGTGAGGAATGTGGTATATCTTTTGGCCAAAGTTCAGCTCTTATTCAGCATCGCAGGATTCATACGGGAGAGAAGCCCTTTAAATGTAACACATGTGGGAAAACTTTCAGACAGAGCTCATCACGGATTGcccatcagagaattcatactggagagaaaccctatgaatgtaacaCATGTGGGAAACTCTTCAACCACAGGTCATCCCTTACTAATCATTACAAAATCCACATTGAAGAGAACCCCTAG
- the LOC106970108 gene encoding zinc finger protein 354A isoform X2 — protein MRRSKRNGPWDFKSEKPCIYEYRVEKRQEKKESVQTILVTHKKILAVEKSHKNAEFGQNFSPKSVLVKQQIVPREETPPKCEIQGNRFKQNPYLLNQPKINTAEKRYKCSICEKTFINTSSLRKHEKNHSGEKLFKCKECSKAFNQSSALIQHQITHTGEKPYVCKECGKAFTLSTSLYKHLRTHTVEKSYRCKECGKSFSRRSGLFIHQKIHARENPHKYNPGRKASGLPGCQRIHLRKKSYLCNECGNTFKSSSSLRYHQRIHTGEKPFKCSECGRAFSQSASLIQHERIHTGEKPYRCNECGKGFTSISRLNRHRIIHTGEKFYNCNECGKALSSHSTLIIHERIHTGEKPCKCKVCGKAFRQSSALIQHQRMHTGERPYKCNECGKTFRCNSSLSNHQRIHTGEKPYRCEECGISFGQSSALIQHRRIHTGEKPFKCNTCGKTFRQSSSRIAHQRIHTGEKPYECNTCGKLFNHRSSLTNHYKIHIEENP, from the coding sequence ATGAGAAGATCCAAAAGGAATGGACCCTGGGACTTTAAATCAGAAAAACCCTGCATTTATGAATACAGAGTagagaaaaggcaagagaaaaaagaaagtgtccAGACAATTTTAGTCACCCACAAAAAAATCCTTGCTGTagaaaaaagccataaaaatgcTGAATTTGGCCAAAACTTCAGTCCAAAGTCAGTCCTTGTTAAGCAACAGATCGTCCCCAGAGAAGAAACACCACCAAAATGTGAAATACAAGGAAACCGCTTCAAACAGAATCCGTATTTACTTAATCAGCCAAAAATCAACACAGCAGAGAAACGCTATAAATGTAGTATATGTGAAAAAACCTTCATTAACACTTCATCCCTTCGCAAGCATGAGAAAAACCACAGTggagagaaattatttaaatgtaaagaatgtTCAAAAGCCTTTAACCAAAGTTCAGCTCTCATTCAACATCAAATaactcatactggagagaagccctatgtgtgtaaagaatgtgggaaagccttcactCTTAGTACATCCCTTTATAAACACCTACGAACCCATACTGTGGAGAAATCCTATAGATGTAAAGAGTGTGGTAAATCCTTTAGCAGGAGATCTGGCCTTTTTATACATCAAAAAATCCACGCTCGAGAAAATCCCCATAAATACAATCCGGGTAGGAAGGCATCCGGCCTTCCTGGATGTCAGAGAATTCACCTCAGAAAGAAGTCCTATTTATGCAATGAATGTGGCAACACCTTCAAGTCTAGTTCATCCCTTCGTTATCATCAGAGgattcacacaggagagaaaccttttAAGTGTAGTGAATGCGGGAGAGCCTTCAGTCAGAGCGCATCTCTTATTCAGCATGaaagaattcacactggagaaaagccCTATCGATGCAACGAATGTGGAAAAGGTTTTACTTCGATTTCCCGACTGAATAGACACCGAAtaattcatactggtgagaagTTTTATAACTGTAATGAATGTGGTAAAGCCTTAAGTTCCCACTCAACACTGATCATCCATGaaagaattcacactggagagaaaccgtGTAAATGTAAAgtgtgtgggaaagccttcaggcAGAGTTCAGCCCTCATTCAACATCAGAGAATGCACACTGGAGAAAGACCCTATAAATGCAACGAGTGTGGGAAAACGTTCAGGTGTAACTCATCCCTTAGTAACCACCAGAgaattcacacaggagagaaaccgtATCGATGTGAGGAATGTGGTATATCTTTTGGCCAAAGTTCAGCTCTTATTCAGCATCGCAGGATTCATACGGGAGAGAAGCCCTTTAAATGTAACACATGTGGGAAAACTTTCAGACAGAGCTCATCACGGATTGcccatcagagaattcatactggagagaaaccctatgaatgtaacaCATGTGGGAAACTCTTCAACCACAGGTCATCCCTTACTAATCATTACAAAATCCACATTGAAGAGAACCCCTAG